In Sphingobacteriaceae bacterium, the following proteins share a genomic window:
- a CDS encoding tRNA (N(6)-L-threonylcarbamoyladenosine(37)-C(2))-methylthiotransferase MtaB produces MSFSGKTVAFHTLGCKLNFSETSTIARLFQEKGFEKKTFNDAADVYVINTCSVTENADRECKAIVKGALAKNPEAFIAVVGCYAQLKPEEISRIEGVDVVLGATEKFKLLNYIDLSGKQTHAQIHNCEISEADFFVGAYSANDRTRSFLKVQDGCDYSCTFCTIPLARGKSRSDTIENVLTNAKKIAESGVKEIVLTGVNIGDFGYGQFIDGDIKKRKEYTFFDLVKALDQVDGIERLRVSSIEPNLLKDEIISFVSESNRFVPHFHMPLQSGSNPVLKMMKRRYVKELYAERVEKIKTLMPDCCIGVDVIVGFPGETDEHFMETYNFLNTLDISYLHIFTYSERDNTEAIHLPGVIPIPERKRRNKMLRILSAKKLRSFYEKQKGKELTVIFEYENKEGFMYGFTQNYVKVKMPYDLSLCNTPLPVTVKDFDEDGNMTCLLAKKILA; encoded by the coding sequence ATGTCTTTCTCCGGTAAAACAGTCGCTTTTCACACATTGGGTTGTAAACTCAATTTTTCCGAAACATCTACCATAGCACGTCTATTCCAGGAAAAAGGATTTGAGAAAAAAACATTTAATGATGCTGCAGATGTTTACGTGATAAACACATGTTCTGTAACGGAGAATGCTGACAGGGAATGCAAGGCGATCGTTAAAGGGGCGCTTGCTAAAAATCCTGAAGCCTTTATTGCAGTTGTAGGATGTTATGCTCAGCTAAAGCCCGAAGAGATTTCGAGGATAGAAGGTGTAGATGTGGTTTTGGGAGCTACCGAAAAATTTAAATTATTAAACTACATAGATCTTAGCGGAAAACAAACGCACGCGCAAATTCACAATTGTGAAATTTCTGAGGCTGATTTTTTTGTGGGAGCCTATAGCGCCAATGATCGTACGCGTTCGTTTTTAAAGGTGCAGGATGGTTGTGATTACAGCTGTACTTTTTGTACTATTCCCTTGGCAAGAGGAAAGAGTAGAAGTGATACTATTGAAAATGTGTTGACAAATGCAAAAAAGATTGCAGAGAGCGGAGTTAAAGAAATTGTTTTAACAGGCGTAAATATTGGCGATTTCGGCTATGGTCAATTTATTGATGGCGACATAAAGAAGCGAAAAGAATATACTTTTTTTGATCTTGTAAAAGCCTTAGACCAGGTGGATGGAATCGAACGCTTACGCGTTTCTTCTATTGAGCCTAATTTATTAAAGGATGAGATCATTTCTTTCGTAAGTGAATCTAATCGCTTTGTACCGCATTTTCACATGCCTTTGCAAAGTGGCAGCAATCCTGTTTTAAAAATGATGAAACGTCGGTATGTAAAGGAGCTTTACGCCGAACGTGTAGAAAAAATTAAAACTCTGATGCCAGACTGTTGTATTGGTGTAGATGTTATTGTTGGTTTTCCCGGAGAAACGGACGAGCATTTTATGGAGACTTATAATTTTCTGAATACTCTTGATATTTCTTACCTGCATATTTTTACATATAGCGAACGTGATAACACCGAAGCTATTCATTTGCCCGGAGTTATTCCTATTCCTGAAAGAAAGCGCAGAAACAAAATGCTTCGTATTCTATCCGCTAAAAAATTGCGTTCTTTTTATGAAAAACAGAAAGGCAAAGAATTAACCGTGATTTTTGAATACGAAAACAAGGAAGGGTTTATGTACGGCTTTACACAAAATTATGTGAAAGTGAAAATGCCTTACGATCTCTCGCTTTGTAATACGCCTTTACCAGTTACAGTAAAAGATTTTGATGAAGATGGCAATATGACTTGTCTCCTGGCTAAAAAAATACTCGCATAA
- a CDS encoding peptidase M48: protein MKTISLSILSVVLFYGCQTNAVTGKKSLQLVSESEMINMSLTEYDKFLAQNPPLPATDPRVSMVRSCGTRIQKAVEQFYAQKNATKDLEGFQWAFNVVDQPDVNAWCMPGGKVVVYTGLLPVTKDEQSLAVVMGHEIAHAIARHGSQRMSSAMLVQGIGTGLSIALSQKPALTQQVFAQAYGVGSTLGTLKYSRSHETEADKMGLIFAAMAGYDPEVAIAFWERMAASGGGQKPPELLSTHPSDETRIKDLKAYMPEAKKYYKPQ from the coding sequence ATGAAGACTATTTCCCTATCTATACTTAGCGTCGTATTATTTTACGGCTGCCAAACCAATGCAGTAACCGGTAAAAAGTCGCTGCAACTTGTTTCTGAATCAGAAATGATCAATATGAGTTTAACAGAGTACGATAAATTTCTCGCGCAAAACCCGCCACTACCTGCCACCGACCCAAGAGTCAGTATGGTAAGGAGTTGTGGAACCAGAATTCAAAAAGCAGTTGAACAATTTTATGCTCAGAAAAATGCCACAAAAGATCTGGAAGGATTTCAATGGGCTTTTAATGTCGTAGATCAACCAGATGTTAATGCCTGGTGTATGCCTGGCGGAAAAGTAGTAGTTTATACGGGCTTGTTACCTGTAACCAAAGACGAACAAAGTCTGGCCGTGGTAATGGGTCATGAAATTGCCCACGCAATAGCCAGACATGGAAGTCAGCGTATGAGTTCTGCTATGCTTGTACAAGGCATCGGCACCGGGCTTTCAATAGCCCTGTCACAAAAACCTGCTCTAACGCAACAGGTTTTCGCCCAGGCTTACGGCGTTGGTTCAACCTTAGGGACACTAAAATACAGTCGCAGTCACGAAACCGAAGCGGATAAAATGGGATTAATTTTCGCAGCTATGGCCGGATATGATCCTGAAGTTGCTATAGCTTTTTGGGAAAGAATGGCTGCAAGTGGCGGTGGACAAAAACCACCCGAATTATTAAGCACTCACCCGAGCGACGAAACGCGTATAAAAGATTTGAAAGCTTATATGCCGGAAGCTAAAAAATATTACAAGCCGCAATAA
- a CDS encoding Clp protease ClpS: MITFNEPDILELEITETVTKEEAVKALILYNDDVNTFDFVSESLIKVCKHDAIQAEQCTYLVHYTGKCVVKNGTFKVLKPLCEALLERGLSAKIED, encoded by the coding sequence ATGATAACCTTTAACGAACCAGATATCCTGGAATTGGAAATTACGGAGACCGTAACAAAAGAGGAGGCTGTGAAAGCGCTTATTCTTTACAACGACGATGTAAATACTTTTGACTTTGTTTCTGAATCGCTGATAAAGGTCTGTAAACACGACGCTATTCAGGCTGAACAATGCACTTACCTTGTTCACTATACCGGTAAATGTGTGGTTAAAAATGGCACCTTCAAAGTTCTCAAACCACTTTGCGAAGCGTTATTGGAAAGAGGTTTGTCGGCAAAAATCGAAGACTAA
- a CDS encoding Clp protease ClpC — protein sequence MEAKFSPRVKDVITYSREEALRLGHDYIGIEHLMLGMIRDGDGVGMRLLKNLGIDSAELRRSIEQSLTPGLRKSNNLANIPLVKQAEKTLKLTYLEAKTFKSIQIGTEHLLLCILKENDNVVTKTLLKYGVDYDAARAELEGFLENPGKIENSAAGGDEDDAEESAFGGGGSGAGAQKKQGESKSKTPVLDNFGRDLTKMAEDGKLDPVVGREKEIERVSQILSRRKKNNPILIGEPGVGKSSIAEGLALRIVQRKVSRVLFGKRVVTLDLASLVAGTKYRGQFEERMKAVMNELEKSPDVILFIDEIHTIIGAGGASGSLDASNMFKPALARGEIQCIGATTLDEYRQYIEKDGALERRFQKVIIEPATQDETLQILNNIKGKYEDHHNVTYTEEALKACVTLTARYITDRHLPDKAIDALDEAGSRVHITNINVPQNIVEIEGKIEEIKELKNQVVRSQKYEEAARLRDTEKQLHAQLEAAKKAWEEETKQNRVTVTEENVAEVVSMMSGVPVQRVNQNEGEKLIKMNALLKGKVIGQDKALEKVVKAIQRNRAGLKDPNKPIGSFIFLGPTGVGKTQLAKVLAKHLFDNDDALIRIDMSEYMEKFATTRLIGAPPGYVGYEEGGQLTEKVRRRPYSVILLDEIEKAHPDVFNMLLQVLDDGMLTDSLGRKIDFKNTIIIMTSNIGARQLKDFGVGVGFGTATRKEGEEDLSKGVIESALKKAFAPEFLNRIDDVIMFNSLQKEDIHKIIDIELASLFGRVNGLGFIIKITDAAKDYIVEKGYDANYGARPLKRAIQKYLEDPMAEEIIKSSLSEGDEIEVDYNKEKDEIVVSAHKPKTKKSKKEDKA from the coding sequence ATGGAAGCAAAATTTTCGCCCAGGGTAAAAGACGTGATTACGTACAGCCGGGAAGAAGCTCTTCGATTAGGGCACGATTATATAGGTATTGAGCATTTAATGCTTGGAATGATCAGAGATGGAGACGGTGTTGGGATGCGCTTATTAAAAAACCTGGGAATTGATTCTGCAGAGTTAAGAAGAAGCATAGAACAAAGTCTTACTCCTGGTTTACGCAAGTCTAACAATCTTGCAAATATTCCGTTGGTTAAGCAAGCTGAAAAAACGCTTAAACTCACTTACCTCGAAGCAAAAACATTTAAGTCAATTCAAATAGGCACCGAACATTTATTGTTGTGCATCTTAAAAGAAAATGACAATGTTGTAACAAAAACATTATTAAAGTACGGTGTAGATTATGATGCTGCGCGTGCTGAATTAGAAGGGTTCTTAGAGAATCCGGGCAAGATCGAAAACTCTGCTGCAGGTGGAGATGAAGACGATGCTGAAGAATCGGCCTTTGGCGGTGGCGGAAGTGGTGCCGGCGCTCAAAAGAAACAAGGAGAAAGCAAATCGAAAACACCTGTGTTGGATAATTTCGGAAGAGATTTAACCAAGATGGCTGAAGATGGAAAGTTAGATCCTGTAGTTGGTCGTGAAAAAGAAATTGAACGTGTATCGCAAATTTTATCGCGTCGTAAAAAGAACAATCCTATTTTAATTGGTGAACCAGGTGTTGGTAAATCAAGTATTGCGGAAGGTTTGGCTTTACGCATCGTTCAAAGAAAAGTGTCGCGTGTATTGTTTGGTAAACGTGTAGTGACTTTAGATCTGGCATCTTTAGTAGCTGGTACCAAATACCGTGGTCAGTTTGAAGAGCGTATGAAAGCGGTGATGAATGAATTGGAAAAAAGTCCGGATGTGATTTTATTCATTGACGAAATTCATACTATTATTGGTGCAGGTGGAGCAAGTGGAAGTTTAGATGCCAGCAACATGTTTAAACCGGCTTTAGCGCGCGGAGAAATACAATGTATTGGCGCTACTACATTAGATGAGTACCGTCAGTATATTGAAAAAGATGGTGCTTTAGAACGTCGTTTTCAGAAAGTAATTATCGAGCCTGCGACACAAGATGAGACACTTCAGATCTTAAATAACATTAAAGGGAAATACGAAGATCATCACAATGTAACTTACACAGAGGAAGCTCTAAAAGCTTGTGTAACTTTAACTGCAAGATATATTACCGACAGACATTTACCGGATAAAGCAATTGATGCTCTTGATGAGGCTGGAAGTCGTGTTCATATAACAAACATCAATGTTCCTCAAAACATTGTTGAGATTGAAGGAAAAATTGAAGAAATAAAAGAACTAAAAAACCAGGTGGTTCGCAGCCAGAAGTATGAAGAAGCCGCAAGACTTCGTGATACAGAGAAACAATTGCACGCACAATTGGAAGCTGCTAAAAAAGCATGGGAAGAAGAAACAAAACAAAATCGTGTTACCGTTACCGAAGAGAATGTTGCTGAAGTAGTGAGTATGATGAGTGGTGTTCCTGTTCAACGTGTCAACCAGAATGAAGGTGAGAAATTGATCAAGATGAATGCTTTATTAAAAGGTAAAGTTATTGGTCAGGATAAAGCGCTTGAAAAAGTGGTAAAAGCTATTCAACGTAACCGCGCTGGATTAAAAGATCCGAATAAACCAATTGGTTCTTTCATTTTCTTAGGTCCTACGGGTGTTGGTAAAACGCAATTGGCAAAAGTTTTAGCGAAACATTTATTTGATAATGATGATGCGTTAATCCGTATCGACATGAGTGAATACATGGAGAAGTTTGCTACAACCCGCTTAATTGGAGCGCCTCCGGGATATGTTGGATACGAAGAAGGTGGACAATTGACTGAAAAAGTGCGTCGTCGCCCCTACTCTGTTATCTTGTTAGATGAGATAGAAAAAGCACATCCGGATGTTTTCAATATGTTATTACAAGTATTGGATGACGGTATGTTGACAGATAGTTTAGGAAGAAAAATCGACTTCAAAAATACTATCATCATCATGACCAGTAACATTGGTGCCCGTCAGTTAAAAGACTTCGGTGTGGGTGTTGGTTTTGGAACAGCTACAAGAAAAGAAGGTGAAGAAGATTTATCGAAAGGTGTAATTGAGAGTGCTTTGAAAAAAGCTTTTGCTCCTGAATTCTTAAACCGTATCGACGATGTGATCATGTTTAACTCTTTACAAAAAGAAGACATACATAAAATCATAGATATCGAATTAGCAAGTCTTTTCGGACGTGTTAATGGCTTAGGTTTCATCATCAAAATTACAGATGCTGCAAAAGACTACATCGTTGAAAAAGGATATGATGCGAATTACGGTGCAAGACCATTAAAACGTGCCATTCAAAAATACCTTGAAGATCCTATGGCAGAAGAAATCATCAAAAGCAGCTTGTCTGAAGGCGATGAAATTGAAGTGGATTACAACAAAGAAAAAGATGAAATCGTTGTAAGTGCCCACAAGCCTAAAACTAAAAAAAGCAAAAAAGAAGATAAAGCTTAA
- a CDS encoding DNA gyrase subunit A: MADGEKIIPINIEDEMKTAYIDYSMSVIVSRALPDVRDGLKPVHRRVLYGMLDLGVLYNRPYKKSARIVGEVLGKYHPHGDASVYDTMVRMAQDWSLRYMLVDGQGNFGSVDGDPPAAMRYTEVRFRKIAEEMMADIEKDTVDFRPNFDDSLTEPTVLPTRIPALLMNGSSGIAVGMATNMAPHNLTECINAILAYIDDKEIDIDGLMKHIKAPDFPTGGTIYGYQGVKDAFHTGRGRVVLRAKANIEPVGERERIVVTEIPYQINKAEMIKRQWELCNEKKIEGISEIRDESNREGMRIVYELRRDAMSNVVLNNLYKFSALQTSFSINNVVLVKGRPQMLNLKDMIQYFVEHRHEVVVRRTKYELAQAEKRAHILQGLLIAIDHLDEVIKIIRESESPDVARDELISRFSLSEIQSRAILDMRLRTLTGLERDKIKAEYEELMKTIAHLNDILNNESLRFSIIREELVEIKEKYGDERRTDIVYAGDDLRIEDMIVDENVVITISHMGYMKRTNLAEYRAQNRGGKGSKGTATRDEDFVEHMFIASTHNYILLFTEKGQVYWIRAYEVPEGNKTSKGRAIQNLISIQPDDKVKAFINIKDLNDEEYIQNNFIILCTKEGIIKKTSVEAYSRPRANGINAITIREGDILLEAALTNGKNEIMLATKLGKVCRFNEEKVRPMGRNASGVIGIDLNDEEGAKNEVIGMICIADMSANVLVVSEKGYGKRSDIDEYRVTNRGGKGVKTINITDKTGNLVAIKSVTDANDLMIITKNGITIRMNVKDLRVMGRATQGVRLINIQDNDSIAAVTKVDHEEDEEVSSEGIITETAGPVAETPETDSPAQEDSGTSEEKID; this comes from the coding sequence ATGGCAGACGGAGAGAAAATAATTCCTATTAACATTGAAGATGAAATGAAAACAGCTTACATCGATTATTCGATGTCGGTTATTGTGTCGCGCGCATTACCTGATGTAAGAGATGGATTAAAACCAGTACACAGACGTGTATTGTATGGAATGTTGGATTTAGGTGTCTTATATAACCGTCCTTATAAAAAATCTGCCCGTATTGTTGGTGAGGTATTAGGTAAATATCACCCGCATGGTGACGCGTCGGTATACGATACAATGGTGCGTATGGCGCAGGATTGGAGCCTTCGTTACATGTTGGTTGACGGTCAGGGAAATTTTGGATCTGTAGATGGTGATCCACCGGCTGCCATGCGTTATACTGAAGTACGTTTCCGCAAGATTGCGGAAGAGATGATGGCAGATATTGAAAAAGATACGGTTGATTTTCGTCCCAACTTTGACGATTCTTTAACTGAGCCAACCGTGCTTCCTACACGTATCCCTGCTTTATTAATGAATGGTTCATCTGGTATTGCCGTGGGAATGGCTACCAATATGGCTCCGCATAACCTGACAGAATGTATTAATGCTATTTTGGCATACATTGATGACAAAGAAATTGACATTGATGGATTGATGAAACATATTAAAGCTCCTGATTTTCCTACCGGCGGAACCATTTATGGTTACCAGGGGGTGAAGGATGCATTTCATACTGGTCGCGGTAGAGTAGTACTACGCGCAAAAGCAAATATTGAGCCTGTTGGTGAAAGAGAACGCATTGTTGTTACGGAAATTCCTTACCAGATCAACAAAGCTGAAATGATCAAGCGTCAGTGGGAACTTTGTAATGAAAAGAAAATTGAAGGTATAAGCGAGATTCGTGATGAGAGTAACCGTGAAGGAATGCGTATTGTTTATGAATTAAGAAGAGATGCCATGTCTAACGTGGTATTAAATAATCTTTATAAATTCTCGGCCTTACAAACCTCTTTCTCTATCAACAATGTGGTATTGGTTAAAGGCCGCCCACAAATGCTGAACCTCAAAGACATGATCCAGTATTTTGTGGAGCACCGTCATGAGGTTGTTGTTCGCAGAACAAAATACGAATTAGCACAAGCAGAGAAGCGTGCGCATATCTTACAAGGTTTATTAATTGCCATCGATCATTTAGATGAAGTAATTAAAATTATTCGTGAGAGTGAGAGTCCTGATGTTGCTCGCGATGAATTAATTTCCCGTTTCAGTTTATCAGAAATTCAATCGCGCGCGATCCTCGATATGCGTTTAAGAACTTTAACCGGACTTGAGCGTGATAAAATTAAAGCAGAGTATGAAGAGTTAATGAAAACCATTGCTCACTTGAATGATATTTTAAATAATGAGTCTTTGCGTTTCTCTATCATTCGTGAAGAGTTAGTAGAGATCAAAGAAAAATATGGCGATGAGCGTCGCACCGATATTGTTTATGCAGGAGATGATCTTCGCATAGAGGATATGATTGTAGATGAAAATGTAGTTATTACAATTTCACACATGGGTTATATGAAACGTACCAATCTTGCTGAGTACAGAGCACAAAACCGTGGCGGCAAAGGAAGTAAGGGAACAGCGACCCGTGATGAAGATTTTGTAGAGCACATGTTTATTGCTTCTACACATAATTACATTTTATTATTTACGGAAAAAGGTCAGGTATATTGGATTCGTGCGTACGAAGTTCCGGAAGGAAATAAAACAAGTAAGGGTAGAGCAATTCAAAATCTGATCAGCATTCAGCCTGATGATAAAGTAAAAGCATTCATTAATATTAAAGATCTGAATGATGAAGAATACATTCAGAACAACTTTATTATTTTATGTACTAAAGAAGGTATCATTAAAAAAACTTCTGTAGAAGCTTATTCCCGTCCGCGTGCTAATGGTATCAATGCCATTACTATTCGTGAAGGAGATATTTTATTAGAAGCTGCTCTAACGAATGGTAAGAACGAAATTATGCTTGCTACCAAATTGGGCAAAGTATGTCGTTTTAACGAAGAAAAAGTTCGTCCGATGGGTCGTAATGCCAGCGGTGTTATAGGAATTGATTTAAACGACGAAGAAGGCGCTAAAAATGAAGTGATAGGAATGATCTGTATTGCCGACATGAGCGCTAATGTATTGGTTGTGTCAGAAAAAGGCTATGGTAAACGTTCAGATATTGATGAATACAGAGTAACCAACCGTGGTGGAAAAGGTGTAAAAACCATTAACATTACTGATAAAACTGGAAACTTAGTGGCTATTAAATCTGTTACAGATGCTAACGATTTAATGATCATCACCAAAAACGGAATTACCATTCGTATGAACGTGAAAGATCTTCGTGTTATGGGACGCGCTACACAAGGTGTTCGTTTGATTAATATTCAGGATAACGACAGTATTGCTGCAGTAACAAAGGTAGATCATGAAGAGGATGAAGAAGTAAGCTCAGAAGGAATTATAACAGAAACCGCGGGACCAGTGGCAGAAACGCCTGAAACAGATAGTCCAGCGCAAGAGGACTCGGGTACTTCCGAAGAAAAAATCGATTAG
- a CDS encoding peptidase M16 has translation MTKKILLSGALGLLGFSAMVAQPTLIEKVEAKTDKVVIPYERWKLPNGLTILLHEDHSDPVVNIMVTYKVGSDRESLGKSGFAHFFEHMMFQGSKHVADEEHFKMVSTAGGDMNGFTERDKTVYYETLPSNYLEMGLWLESDRMGFLLDSLTTKKFENQRDAVKNEKSQNVENQPYAMAYVEEINKTLYPAGHPYSWPVIGYVDDLNRANLDDVKNFFMRWYGPNNAILSISGDFKSADALTMIDKYFGDLKPCPEVKKLRVAPVTIATDKYTAYRDKTYFPLNLRVFPTVPQYHRDEPALDLLGAMMGQGNNSIFYKNFVKNKLAVQASANHNSDELSGEFTIDIFAYPPDDYNLEKLFTDIDARVKSTIDTFGIVGITDEALARAKGQIETSAYDQMNSVWGKNATISEWERLLGKSSNVSDEIDRYTRVTKEDITRVFNKYIKGSGAAVLNTYPIVDPKDSVKSVNPYAGQTFPANPEYNGLSYTAAVEKFNRGQRPVAGAEKTVKVPDYFSSKMKNGLNIVGTKNTETPEVTIVITMEGGSLVLTADKLKKLGVAELTASMLNEGTKNFTTEEISSKLDVLGSSIGFFAGKSATTIRVTTLKKNLDATLKILEEKLLNPGFRDEDFKLAKKQYKESVRDEETNANTTASKMFAFSMYGNSVMGLSPTTKSIDNIELADVKEYYANYYSPSVSNLVLVGDIEEKDALAKLDFLNKWAAKDVAIQPVVEPVTPTEPRFFIYNKALAPSSIITMGYPSLKFDATGDYYKNRIANFVFGGAFNSRLNLNLREDKGYTYGIRSGFNGGKYSGTFQISAAVKRSATALSLAEIIKEFKKYEASGITDAELAYTKSALLNTEAIKYEDPYQKADFLSTIARFNLEKDYTVKQNQILKNMTKDDLNQQIKKYFDSNKLTTVVVGDKWIIESQLDKEAKNANNKEVLNKVKLKKISID, from the coding sequence ATGACGAAAAAAATTTTACTATCAGGCGCTCTGGGTCTTTTAGGCTTTAGCGCTATGGTCGCACAACCTACATTAATAGAAAAAGTAGAAGCAAAAACAGATAAGGTGGTTATTCCCTACGAAAGATGGAAATTACCAAATGGTTTAACTATTTTATTGCATGAAGATCACTCGGATCCTGTAGTAAATATTATGGTGACGTATAAAGTAGGATCAGACCGCGAAAGTCTTGGTAAATCAGGTTTTGCGCATTTCTTTGAACATATGATGTTCCAGGGATCCAAGCACGTTGCAGACGAAGAGCATTTTAAAATGGTTTCAACTGCAGGAGGAGACATGAATGGATTTACTGAACGTGATAAAACTGTTTATTACGAAACTTTACCCTCTAATTATTTAGAAATGGGTTTATGGTTGGAGTCTGATCGTATGGGCTTTTTATTAGACTCATTAACCACAAAAAAATTCGAAAATCAACGCGATGCAGTGAAAAACGAAAAATCTCAGAACGTAGAAAATCAGCCGTATGCTATGGCTTACGTAGAAGAGATTAATAAAACACTTTACCCGGCGGGACATCCATACAGCTGGCCTGTTATTGGTTACGTTGATGATCTTAACCGCGCAAATCTTGACGATGTTAAGAATTTTTTCATGCGCTGGTATGGACCAAACAATGCTATCTTAAGTATTTCAGGAGATTTTAAATCTGCCGACGCTTTAACAATGATCGATAAATATTTTGGAGATTTAAAACCTTGTCCTGAGGTTAAAAAATTAAGAGTAGCTCCGGTAACAATTGCTACAGATAAATATACCGCTTACAGGGACAAGACTTACTTTCCATTAAACTTACGTGTATTCCCTACGGTTCCTCAATACCACCGCGACGAGCCAGCTTTAGATTTATTAGGAGCTATGATGGGACAAGGAAATAACTCTATTTTCTACAAAAACTTTGTGAAAAATAAATTAGCTGTTCAGGCAAGTGCTAATCATAATTCAGATGAACTTTCCGGAGAATTTACTATTGATATTTTTGCCTATCCACCGGATGATTATAACCTTGAAAAATTATTTACAGACATTGATGCAAGAGTAAAAAGTACAATTGATACGTTTGGAATAGTTGGTATTACGGATGAAGCTTTGGCCAGAGCCAAAGGTCAGATTGAAACAAGCGCTTACGATCAAATGAATTCTGTTTGGGGTAAAAATGCAACCATCTCTGAGTGGGAGCGTTTATTGGGTAAATCATCAAATGTTTCAGACGAAATTGACCGTTATACCCGCGTAACCAAAGAAGATATCACGCGTGTATTCAACAAATACATTAAAGGCTCGGGAGCAGCCGTATTAAATACGTATCCAATCGTAGATCCTAAAGATTCTGTAAAAAGTGTGAATCCATATGCTGGGCAAACATTTCCCGCAAATCCTGAATACAATGGATTATCTTACACTGCGGCTGTTGAAAAATTCAACAGAGGGCAAAGACCAGTTGCTGGCGCTGAAAAAACAGTGAAAGTTCCTGATTACTTTTCAAGCAAAATGAAAAATGGATTAAACATTGTTGGAACAAAAAACACAGAAACTCCTGAGGTTACTATCGTTATCACGATGGAAGGTGGTAGTCTTGTGCTTACTGCTGATAAGTTGAAAAAATTGGGCGTTGCTGAACTAACAGCTAGCATGTTGAATGAAGGAACTAAAAATTTCACAACGGAAGAAATTAGTTCTAAACTTGATGTATTAGGAAGTTCAATCGGATTTTTTGCAGGAAAATCAGCTACAACCATTCGCGTTACCACTTTGAAAAAGAATCTGGATGCAACTTTAAAAATTCTGGAGGAAAAACTATTAAATCCTGGTTTCCGTGATGAGGATTTTAAACTTGCCAAGAAACAATATAAAGAAAGCGTGAGAGACGAAGAAACAAACGCAAATACAACAGCTTCTAAAATGTTTGCTTTCTCTATGTATGGTAACTCTGTAATGGGATTATCACCAACTACAAAATCGATTGACAATATAGAACTGGCAGATGTTAAAGAGTATTACGCCAATTATTATTCACCATCGGTGAGTAACCTTGTTTTAGTGGGCGATATTGAAGAAAAAGATGCTTTGGCAAAACTTGATTTTTTAAATAAATGGGCTGCGAAGGACGTAGCAATACAACCAGTTGTTGAACCAGTTACTCCAACAGAACCACGTTTCTTTATCTATAACAAAGCATTAGCGCCATCTTCCATTATCACTATGGGATACCCGTCGTTAAAGTTTGATGCAACCGGTGATTACTACAAAAACAGAATTGCGAACTTTGTTTTTGGTGGAGCATTCAATAGCCGTTTAAACTTAAATCTTCGTGAGGACAAAGGGTACACTTATGGTATCCGTTCAGGATTTAATGGTGGAAAATACAGTGGAACCTTTCAGATTTCAGCAGCTGTTAAAAGAAGCGCTACTGCTTTGTCTTTAGCAGAAATTATTAAAGAGTTTAAAAAGTATGAAGCAAGCGGGATTACAGATGCTGAACTTGCCTATACAAAAAGTGCTCTTTTAAACACTGAAGCAATCAAATATGAAGATCCTTATCAAAAAGCAGATTTTCTTTCTACAATTGCCAGATTTAACCTTGAAAAAGATTATACTGTTAAACAGAATCAAATCCTTAAAAACATGACAAAGGATGATTTAAATCAACAAATTAAAAAGTACTTCGACTCTAACAAGCTTACCACAGTGGTAGTAGGTGATAAATGGATAATCGAAAGTCAATTAGACAAAGAGGCTAAAAACGCTAATAACAAAGAGGTACTAAATAAGGTTAAATTAAAGAAAATATCTATTGATTAA